In Pseudoliparis swirei isolate HS2019 ecotype Mariana Trench chromosome 9, NWPU_hadal_v1, whole genome shotgun sequence, a genomic segment contains:
- the nr1d4a gene encoding nuclear receptor subfamily 1, group D, member 4a isoform X2, producing the protein MDNSSGGGVILYAGSSGSSSPSPGSPSSGYQTQSPSSPSQPSSPEEVTFTEIGAFKHRAAGSTTPSSKLIFQFPEVYSAPPVAATPQHTYAYPIAAKRPCGFTGTFTKTGGMVLLCKVCGDIASGFHYGVHACEGCKGFFRRSIQQNINYKMCVKNENCLIMRMNRNRCQHCRFKKCLSVGMSRDAVRFGRIPKREKQRLLDEMRSYMNSLNESTAMDMNSPPVRETPGSPEDGHSKEAIGAIATAYCDIFTSSSSHETEAKTASISTNNNASPFSRDASFTQVSTHPTSTLSYQSCPVAPATLGPVGPIDNQPTFLNVDDNCYGYLVSANQNYDQSNSTTSQKGHSANHNSFCNAGSSQNQPTCPWKLASGAKVLACPLNAWPVSGANRTSQEIWESFSQCFTPAVKEVVEFAKGIPGFQELSQQDQVMLLKSGTFQVLMVRFCTLFNADERTVTFLNGQTYSLSTLRALGMGSLLDAMFDFSEKLSSLGLQPDDMALFMAVVLVSADRSDITDMWAVEQLQEGLIHALRSLITRRRPDDTTLFPKLLLLLPDLRTLNNLHADKLLAFRIDP; encoded by the exons ATGGACAACAGCTCTGGTGGTG GAGTCATCCTGTACGCAGGGTCCTCTGGCAGTTCCAGCCCCAGCCCGGGCAGCCCCTCCAGTGGGTACCAGACACAGTCACCGTCTTCCCCCTCCCAGCCATCATCTCCAGAGGAGGTTACGTTCACAGAGATTGGGGCGTTTAAACATAGGGCAGCTGGGTCCACCACACCTTCCTCTAAACTGATATTCCAGTTCCCAGAGGTCTACAGTGCCCCCCCAGTGGCAGCCACTCCTCAGCACACCTACGCGTATCCCATCGCAGCAAAGAGGCCATGCGGTTTCACGGGAACATTCACAA AGACGGGTGGAATGGTTCTGCTTTGCAAAGTCTGTGGGGACATTGCATCTGGTTTCCACTATGGAGTGCATGCATGTGAGGGTTGCAAG GGTTTTTTCCGCCGCAGCATCCAGCAGAACATCAACTACAAGATGTGTGTCAAGAATGAGAACTGTCTGATCATGCGCATGAACCGCAACCGGTGCCAGCACTGCCGCTTCAAGAAATGCCTCTCTGTTGGCATGTCGAGAGATG CTGTGCGTTTTGGCCGCATCCCCAAGAGAGAGAAGCAGCGGCTTCTGGATGAGATGCGAAGCTACATGAACAGCTTAAATGAGTCGACGGCAATGGACATGAACTCACCTCCAGTAAGGGAGACTCCCGGTAGCCCAGAAGATGGCCACTCAAAAGAGGCCATTGGGGCCATCGCCACAGCCTACTGCGATATcttcaccagcagcagcagccatgaGACAGAAGCCAAGACTGCAAGCATCAGCACCAACAATAACGCGTCTCCCTTTTCTCGGGATGCCAGTTTTACCCAAGTCTCCACTCACCCCACCTCCACCCTGAGTTATCAGTCTTGCCCCGTTGCGCCTGCAACTCTTGGTCCAGTTGGCCCTATTGACAACCAACCGACATTCCTCAATGTGGACGACAATTGTTACGGTTACTTAGTGTCAGCAAATCAGAATTATGATCAGTCTAACAGTACAACCTCTCAAAAAGGCCACTCTGCCAATCATAACAGTTTTTGCAATGCAGGAAGTTCCCAAAATCAGCCCACCTGCCCATGGAAATTAGCTTCAGGAGCTAAAGTGCTG GCCTGTCCTCTCAATGCGTGGCCTGTATCAGGGGCAAATCGCACGAGTCAGGAGATATGGGAATCCTTCTCGCAGTGTTTCACTCCTGCTGTCAAGGAGGTGGTAGAGTTTGCCAAGGGCATTCCAGGATTTCAGGAGCTTAGCCAACAAGACCAGGTCATGCTGCTCAAATCAGGCACCTTCCAG GTTCTGATGGTTAGGTTCTGTACCTTGTTCAATGCTGATGAGCGAACAGTGACTTTCCTGAATGGCCAAACGTACTCCCTGTCCACCCTGCGGGCCTTGGGCATGGGCTCTCTGCTGGACGCAATGTTTGATTTCAGTGAAAAGCTGAGCTCCTTGGGGCTCCAGCCTGATGACATGGCCCTCTTTATGGCCGTGGTGCTGGTCTCTGCAG ATCGTTCTGACATCACAGACATGTGGGCTGTGGAGCAGCTACAGGAAGGTCTGATCCATGCTCTGCGGTCACTGATCACTCGCCGCCGCCCAGATGACACAACTCTCTTCCCCaaactcctcctgctcctgcccGACCTGCGCACCCTGAACAATCTGCACGCCGACAAATTGTTGGCCTTTCGCATCGACCCTTGA
- the nr1d4a gene encoding nuclear receptor subfamily 1, group D, member 4a isoform X1: MSFQRPPHVSFLPKPREIPGPSSRLFPPLPASCRVLPRPRSRGRFCADAAYGDRVILYAGSSGSSSPSPGSPSSGYQTQSPSSPSQPSSPEEVTFTEIGAFKHRAAGSTTPSSKLIFQFPEVYSAPPVAATPQHTYAYPIAAKRPCGFTGTFTKTGGMVLLCKVCGDIASGFHYGVHACEGCKGFFRRSIQQNINYKMCVKNENCLIMRMNRNRCQHCRFKKCLSVGMSRDAVRFGRIPKREKQRLLDEMRSYMNSLNESTAMDMNSPPVRETPGSPEDGHSKEAIGAIATAYCDIFTSSSSHETEAKTASISTNNNASPFSRDASFTQVSTHPTSTLSYQSCPVAPATLGPVGPIDNQPTFLNVDDNCYGYLVSANQNYDQSNSTTSQKGHSANHNSFCNAGSSQNQPTCPWKLASGAKVLACPLNAWPVSGANRTSQEIWESFSQCFTPAVKEVVEFAKGIPGFQELSQQDQVMLLKSGTFQVLMVRFCTLFNADERTVTFLNGQTYSLSTLRALGMGSLLDAMFDFSEKLSSLGLQPDDMALFMAVVLVSADRSDITDMWAVEQLQEGLIHALRSLITRRRPDDTTLFPKLLLLLPDLRTLNNLHADKLLAFRIDP; encoded by the exons ATGTCTTTCCAGAGGCCGCCTCACGTGTCTTTCCTTCCAAAGCCGCGTGAGATCCCGGGGCCCTCCTCCCGCCTCTTCCCGCCTCTTCCCGCCTCCTGCCGCGTGCTGCCGCGTCCCCGCTCTCGCGGACGCTTCTGTGCTGATGCCGCTTACGGTGACA GAGTCATCCTGTACGCAGGGTCCTCTGGCAGTTCCAGCCCCAGCCCGGGCAGCCCCTCCAGTGGGTACCAGACACAGTCACCGTCTTCCCCCTCCCAGCCATCATCTCCAGAGGAGGTTACGTTCACAGAGATTGGGGCGTTTAAACATAGGGCAGCTGGGTCCACCACACCTTCCTCTAAACTGATATTCCAGTTCCCAGAGGTCTACAGTGCCCCCCCAGTGGCAGCCACTCCTCAGCACACCTACGCGTATCCCATCGCAGCAAAGAGGCCATGCGGTTTCACGGGAACATTCACAA AGACGGGTGGAATGGTTCTGCTTTGCAAAGTCTGTGGGGACATTGCATCTGGTTTCCACTATGGAGTGCATGCATGTGAGGGTTGCAAG GGTTTTTTCCGCCGCAGCATCCAGCAGAACATCAACTACAAGATGTGTGTCAAGAATGAGAACTGTCTGATCATGCGCATGAACCGCAACCGGTGCCAGCACTGCCGCTTCAAGAAATGCCTCTCTGTTGGCATGTCGAGAGATG CTGTGCGTTTTGGCCGCATCCCCAAGAGAGAGAAGCAGCGGCTTCTGGATGAGATGCGAAGCTACATGAACAGCTTAAATGAGTCGACGGCAATGGACATGAACTCACCTCCAGTAAGGGAGACTCCCGGTAGCCCAGAAGATGGCCACTCAAAAGAGGCCATTGGGGCCATCGCCACAGCCTACTGCGATATcttcaccagcagcagcagccatgaGACAGAAGCCAAGACTGCAAGCATCAGCACCAACAATAACGCGTCTCCCTTTTCTCGGGATGCCAGTTTTACCCAAGTCTCCACTCACCCCACCTCCACCCTGAGTTATCAGTCTTGCCCCGTTGCGCCTGCAACTCTTGGTCCAGTTGGCCCTATTGACAACCAACCGACATTCCTCAATGTGGACGACAATTGTTACGGTTACTTAGTGTCAGCAAATCAGAATTATGATCAGTCTAACAGTACAACCTCTCAAAAAGGCCACTCTGCCAATCATAACAGTTTTTGCAATGCAGGAAGTTCCCAAAATCAGCCCACCTGCCCATGGAAATTAGCTTCAGGAGCTAAAGTGCTG GCCTGTCCTCTCAATGCGTGGCCTGTATCAGGGGCAAATCGCACGAGTCAGGAGATATGGGAATCCTTCTCGCAGTGTTTCACTCCTGCTGTCAAGGAGGTGGTAGAGTTTGCCAAGGGCATTCCAGGATTTCAGGAGCTTAGCCAACAAGACCAGGTCATGCTGCTCAAATCAGGCACCTTCCAG GTTCTGATGGTTAGGTTCTGTACCTTGTTCAATGCTGATGAGCGAACAGTGACTTTCCTGAATGGCCAAACGTACTCCCTGTCCACCCTGCGGGCCTTGGGCATGGGCTCTCTGCTGGACGCAATGTTTGATTTCAGTGAAAAGCTGAGCTCCTTGGGGCTCCAGCCTGATGACATGGCCCTCTTTATGGCCGTGGTGCTGGTCTCTGCAG ATCGTTCTGACATCACAGACATGTGGGCTGTGGAGCAGCTACAGGAAGGTCTGATCCATGCTCTGCGGTCACTGATCACTCGCCGCCGCCCAGATGACACAACTCTCTTCCCCaaactcctcctgctcctgcccGACCTGCGCACCCTGAACAATCTGCACGCCGACAAATTGTTGGCCTTTCGCATCGACCCTTGA